In Spirosoma aureum, a single genomic region encodes these proteins:
- a CDS encoding DUF4890 domain-containing protein: protein MFKKIAFSGLMLSMLSLPLLAQQTTTPDAPASAQRGRGRAMKEYQAGDPTTRARKMTDRMTQQLGLDEATSKKIYDITLARAEKVDAIQKSSDDNKTKAEALKANADDFKSKLQSILTPDQFTKFESMRGRMGRGKGGNDGSKDGQEKN from the coding sequence ATGTTTAAGAAAATTGCATTTAGTGGACTGATGCTTTCGATGCTCTCCTTGCCGCTGTTGGCTCAGCAAACGACTACGCCTGATGCTCCTGCTTCAGCCCAAAGAGGTAGAGGTCGGGCCATGAAGGAGTATCAGGCTGGAGACCCGACTACACGTGCCCGGAAAATGACGGACCGGATGACGCAGCAACTAGGGCTGGACGAGGCTACTTCTAAAAAAATTTATGATATAACCTTGGCCCGCGCTGAGAAAGTGGATGCGATTCAGAAAAGTTCTGATGACAACAAAACAAAAGCAGAGGCTTTGAAGGCTAATGCCGACGATTTTAAGAGTAAACTGCAAAGTATTTTGACACCCGATCAATTCACTAAGTTTGAATCGATGCGCGGCCGTATGGGCAGAGGCAAAGGTGGAAATGATGGAAGTAAGGACGGTCAGGAAAAAAACTGA
- the mreC gene encoding rod shape-determining protein MreC — protein MGELVDFFIRSRNFILFVLLEVFCFYFIINTSNYWSVTYFNTSNRYAAQVLAWSNAANEYARLRQVNADLAMENQRLNTQLTQLLQSKPASPREYLADSAFADRFKYTVAKVIDNTTQFANNYITIDKGTDDGIRPGMGVISPTGIVGKVKVCNRHFSVVTSILHSGFLVSSALTKADEIGTARWDGVDPSLIKLNDISLTKTVHKGDSVVTSERNSTFPPGILVGYVRTMGIQPNRVFHDITLNLATNFGSLAFVYVVENRLQAEQEQLEKQVETEK, from the coding sequence ATGGGAGAGTTAGTCGACTTTTTTATTCGAAGCCGAAACTTCATCTTGTTTGTGTTGCTGGAAGTATTCTGCTTCTATTTTATCATTAACACAAGCAATTACTGGAGCGTGACCTATTTCAACACATCGAACCGGTATGCGGCTCAGGTGTTGGCGTGGTCCAACGCGGCCAATGAATATGCTCGTCTGCGGCAGGTTAATGCTGACCTGGCCATGGAGAACCAACGGCTCAATACTCAGTTAACGCAATTACTGCAAAGTAAGCCCGCGTCTCCAAGAGAGTATCTGGCCGACTCGGCTTTTGCCGACCGGTTCAAGTACACTGTTGCCAAGGTGATCGACAATACAACCCAGTTCGCTAACAACTACATCACGATCGATAAAGGTACTGATGATGGAATCCGGCCGGGTATGGGCGTGATTTCGCCAACGGGTATAGTCGGCAAGGTAAAAGTCTGTAATCGACATTTTTCGGTCGTTACGTCGATCTTACATTCTGGGTTTCTGGTGTCTTCGGCTTTAACAAAAGCCGACGAAATTGGGACGGCGAGGTGGGATGGCGTAGACCCGAGCCTGATCAAGCTGAATGACATTTCGCTGACCAAGACGGTTCATAAAGGTGATTCGGTCGTTACCTCGGAGCGTAACTCTACGTTTCCTCCGGGTATCCTGGTCGGGTATGTCCGAACAATGGGCATCCAGCCTAATCGGGTCTTTCATGATATTACACTTAATCTGGCCACCAATTTTGGTAGTCTGGCCTTTGTGTATGTCGTCGAAAATCGCCTGCAGGCAGAGCAGGAGCAGTTAGAAAAACAAGTTGAAACAGAGAAATAG
- a CDS encoding 1-deoxy-D-xylulose-5-phosphate reductoisomerase, which translates to MTDIKKRHIAILGSTGSIGTQAVDVVKSHPDQFQVEVLTTNNNADLLIEQAIDLKPNVVVICNETKYDQVFGALDPLGIKVYAGAKAIASVVQMDTIDMVLTAMVGYAGLLPTIKAIEAGKSIALANKETLVVAGELITRLAAQKGVNIYPVDSEHSAIFQCLVGEFHNPIEKIILTASGGPFRGKSREFLSTVTKAQALKHPNWTMGAKITIDSATLMNKGLEVIEAKWLFGLTPAQIDVIVHPQSIIHSLVQFEDGSLKAQMGLPDMRLPIQFALGYPNRLPSNFPRFNFLDYPSLTFEKPDLETFRNLQLAFEALDRGGNAPCIINAANEVAVDAFLHDQIGFLEISEIIELCLAKSTFIQNPTYDDYVNSDDEARRLASERIKSFV; encoded by the coding sequence ATGACTGATATAAAAAAACGCCATATCGCCATCCTTGGCTCGACGGGCTCCATCGGAACGCAGGCCGTTGATGTGGTCAAGAGCCATCCCGACCAGTTTCAGGTCGAAGTGCTGACGACCAACAACAATGCGGACTTACTCATTGAGCAGGCCATCGATCTGAAACCTAACGTTGTCGTGATCTGCAACGAGACCAAGTACGATCAGGTATTTGGCGCGCTCGATCCGCTAGGCATTAAGGTATATGCAGGGGCCAAAGCGATAGCGTCGGTCGTGCAGATGGACACGATTGACATGGTACTGACCGCTATGGTTGGCTATGCGGGTTTACTGCCGACTATTAAAGCGATTGAAGCCGGAAAATCCATCGCACTGGCCAATAAAGAAACCCTTGTCGTTGCGGGCGAGCTTATTACCCGACTGGCAGCCCAAAAGGGCGTCAATATCTATCCGGTTGATTCTGAACATTCAGCGATTTTCCAGTGTCTGGTTGGTGAGTTTCACAACCCGATTGAGAAAATTATCCTGACCGCATCGGGAGGTCCCTTCCGGGGGAAATCGCGGGAATTTCTATCGACAGTTACGAAAGCGCAGGCGCTTAAACACCCCAACTGGACCATGGGCGCCAAGATCACGATCGACTCGGCTACGCTCATGAACAAAGGGCTGGAAGTAATCGAAGCGAAATGGCTTTTCGGCCTGACGCCCGCCCAGATCGACGTAATCGTGCATCCACAGAGCATTATTCACTCGCTGGTTCAGTTTGAAGACGGGAGTCTGAAAGCCCAGATGGGACTGCCCGATATGCGACTGCCGATTCAGTTCGCCCTGGGGTATCCGAATCGATTACCGTCCAATTTTCCTCGTTTCAATTTTCTGGACTATCCATCCCTAACCTTTGAAAAGCCGGACCTGGAAACATTTAGAAACCTCCAACTCGCTTTCGAAGCTCTCGATCGGGGTGGCAATGCCCCTTGTATCATCAACGCAGCCAATGAAGTAGCCGTAGACGCGTTTCTTCACGATCAGATTGGTTTTCTGGAAATTTCGGAGATAATTGAATTATGTTTAGCGAAATCGACCTTCATTCAGAATCCGACTTATGACGATTACGTCAACTCGGACGACGAAGCCCGCCGATTAGCTTCAGAACGAATTAAAAGTTTTGTTTAG
- a CDS encoding NHL repeat-containing protein, translating to MASSFSRRSFIRQASLVAAASTSVPTILSAKTNRYSAETTVLGHNGFRYRVVPGWGVLDAGKNPVNDCHEMVQDAKGRIILLTNETKNNILVYDKSGKLLETWGHDYPGGHGLTLGGEGNDQYLLISDTDRHQVIKTDLKGRELMKLDYPKETGSYAYPTQFKPTETAINPANGDIYVVDGYGLNYVMQYDKAGKLIRYWGGKGEANDTFDCCHGIVVDRRTSSPTLLITDRRRNALKRFTLDGKYVSTIALPGSYICRPVIHGENIYGAVFRSTSDSYPDSGYITILDKNDRVISTPGGSEPVYQNGKLGEQRKERGVSAFLHPHDVLVDEDDSIYVAQWSSKKTYPIKLERVS from the coding sequence ATGGCTTCTTCGTTTTCGCGTCGGTCATTTATTCGGCAGGCATCGCTCGTAGCAGCGGCAAGTACCTCCGTACCAACGATTCTTTCGGCAAAAACCAATCGTTATAGCGCCGAAACAACTGTTTTAGGGCATAATGGATTTCGTTATCGGGTAGTGCCAGGCTGGGGCGTATTGGACGCGGGAAAAAATCCCGTTAATGATTGCCACGAAATGGTACAGGACGCTAAGGGACGAATCATTTTACTGACCAACGAGACCAAAAACAATATTCTGGTTTATGATAAGTCAGGTAAGTTACTCGAAACCTGGGGTCACGACTACCCCGGTGGTCATGGCTTAACGCTGGGTGGAGAAGGCAATGACCAATACCTGCTGATCAGCGATACTGACCGGCATCAGGTCATTAAGACTGATCTGAAAGGGCGCGAACTGATGAAGCTGGACTACCCGAAAGAAACAGGCTCATATGCTTATCCGACGCAATTTAAACCGACCGAAACCGCTATAAATCCCGCTAATGGCGATATTTATGTAGTCGATGGGTATGGCCTGAACTACGTCATGCAGTATGACAAAGCCGGTAAACTTATCCGGTATTGGGGTGGTAAAGGCGAAGCGAATGATACGTTCGATTGCTGCCACGGTATTGTCGTTGACCGGCGTACCAGCAGCCCTACACTACTCATTACCGACCGCCGACGGAATGCGCTCAAGCGTTTTACGCTCGATGGCAAATACGTGTCGACCATAGCGCTGCCTGGGTCATACATTTGCCGACCGGTTATTCATGGCGAAAACATCTATGGCGCTGTTTTCAGGAGCACATCCGATAGTTACCCTGATTCGGGTTATATTACCATTCTGGATAAAAACGACCGGGTAATTTCGACCCCCGGCGGATCTGAGCCAGTCTATCAGAATGGCAAACTTGGTGAACAGCGCAAAGAACGTGGTGTTTCGGCGTTTCTGCATCCGCATGATGTGCTGGTAGATGAAGATGATAGCATCTATGTAGCGCAATGGAGTTCCAAGAAAACCTATCCTATAAAATTAGAACGGGTTTCCTGA
- a CDS encoding GAF domain-containing protein, protein MAESLFLPQTTDRRLVYDSLIPQIAALLDGEPDLIANLANISAALKEAFGFFWVGFYIKKENQLVLGPFQGPIACTRIAFDKGVCGAAYTRRETILVPDVEQFPGHIACSSASKSEVVVPVFDRAGTVRMVLDVDSDELNDFSEVDAQSLERIAALITDLHYTTE, encoded by the coding sequence ATGGCAGAATCTTTATTTCTCCCCCAGACCACCGATCGTCGGCTGGTTTATGATAGTCTGATTCCACAAATTGCCGCACTTCTTGATGGCGAACCGGATCTAATAGCTAATCTGGCCAATATTTCGGCTGCGCTGAAAGAAGCCTTTGGTTTCTTTTGGGTTGGCTTTTATATCAAAAAAGAGAATCAGTTAGTACTTGGGCCGTTTCAGGGGCCTATTGCCTGCACACGCATCGCGTTCGACAAGGGCGTTTGCGGAGCGGCCTATACCCGGCGAGAAACAATTCTGGTGCCCGACGTTGAGCAGTTTCCCGGACATATTGCCTGTAGTTCGGCGTCGAAGTCGGAGGTTGTCGTGCCCGTGTTTGATCGGGCCGGAACAGTTCGTATGGTATTGGATGTCGATAGTGATGAATTAAATGACTTTAGCGAAGTCGACGCTCAGAGTCTGGAACGAATCGCGGCATTGATTACCGATTTACACTATACGACTGAGTAG
- a CDS encoding c-type cytochrome domain-containing protein, translating to MNKLIFLQANATQPSDWVLFFGHFHPLIVHLPIGFLLIAGLLEIDRLTRRNSVSPHTITLILFWSAVSATMACVFGYMLSLGGGYDTETLNNHKWEGIGVAAFAWIAWAVKSENLGRVIPFAQLMYLPALGVSLLLLLAAGHQGGNLTHGSDFLTQYAPGPLRTLAGLPSKQKEFKAEPITDVNQAMVYKQIINPILQTRCVQCHNADKSKAGLRLDSPEMIKKGYEDGPVFVAGKSSTSEMVKVCLLPEEDDHHMPPKGKSQLSEGQIALLTWWIDQGASFDKKVSELAVNDAIKPVLASLGGSGSTNASSGSGIAAMGPAPESPVLTMKVPAADPKVIEELKKTGLLVLPLSKEQNQLEVSAVNARTYNDAQAALLPKLSNQIVWLKLGETDISDATLAQLSKLKNLQKLHLEQTKITDAGLKQLKGLANLEYLNLYGTAVTDAGLAELTNLKSLKTVYLWQTKVTAQGLATLKKTMPKLDVVGGIDEQAVAAFAKANSASEKPDESKKN from the coding sequence ATGAATAAACTGATTTTTTTGCAGGCGAATGCTACTCAGCCCTCCGACTGGGTATTGTTTTTTGGCCATTTTCACCCACTGATTGTCCACCTGCCGATTGGATTTTTGCTCATTGCGGGCTTGCTCGAAATTGACCGCCTGACCCGGCGTAATTCGGTTAGTCCGCATACAATTACACTGATTTTATTCTGGTCGGCGGTAAGTGCAACGATGGCGTGCGTGTTTGGTTATATGCTTTCGCTGGGCGGAGGCTATGATACGGAAACACTCAATAATCATAAATGGGAGGGAATTGGCGTAGCAGCGTTTGCCTGGATTGCCTGGGCTGTAAAATCGGAGAATCTGGGCCGGGTGATCCCCTTTGCGCAATTGATGTACCTGCCTGCGCTTGGCGTATCGCTGCTGCTGTTACTGGCGGCTGGTCATCAGGGCGGAAATCTAACCCACGGTTCCGATTTCCTGACTCAGTATGCACCCGGCCCCCTGAGAACACTGGCTGGCTTACCGTCGAAACAGAAAGAATTTAAAGCGGAGCCGATTACCGACGTTAATCAGGCAATGGTGTATAAACAGATTATCAATCCTATTCTTCAGACGCGTTGCGTTCAATGCCATAATGCCGATAAGTCAAAGGCTGGCCTTCGGCTGGATTCGCCCGAAATGATAAAGAAAGGCTACGAAGATGGCCCTGTTTTCGTCGCAGGTAAAAGTAGTACCAGTGAAATGGTGAAAGTTTGCTTACTGCCCGAGGAAGATGATCACCACATGCCGCCAAAGGGGAAATCGCAGCTTAGTGAAGGGCAGATTGCCTTATTAACCTGGTGGATCGATCAGGGGGCTTCTTTTGATAAAAAAGTGTCGGAGTTAGCCGTAAACGACGCCATCAAGCCCGTATTGGCATCGCTGGGTGGTAGTGGTTCGACCAATGCTTCCTCAGGCAGTGGAATTGCTGCAATGGGCCCTGCGCCCGAATCGCCCGTGCTGACAATGAAAGTTCCGGCCGCTGACCCTAAAGTAATTGAGGAACTGAAGAAAACCGGTTTACTGGTCTTACCGCTCTCGAAAGAACAGAATCAACTGGAAGTTAGCGCAGTTAATGCACGAACCTACAATGATGCACAAGCGGCTTTGTTGCCCAAACTCAGTAACCAGATTGTTTGGTTGAAACTGGGTGAGACCGACATATCTGATGCGACATTAGCGCAGCTATCCAAATTGAAAAACCTGCAAAAACTACATCTGGAGCAGACAAAAATAACAGACGCTGGCCTGAAACAACTCAAAGGGCTGGCCAATCTCGAATACCTGAACCTGTATGGTACGGCAGTGACGGACGCTGGTCTGGCGGAGCTGACAAACTTGAAAAGTCTCAAAACGGTTTACCTCTGGCAAACAAAAGTAACTGCGCAGGGACTGGCTACCCTGAAAAAAACGATGCCAAAACTAGATGTTGTTGGCGGCATTGATGAGCAGGCCGTTGCCGCATTTGCCAAAGCTAATTCGGCTTCCGAAAAGCCGGACGAATCCAAAAAGAATTAG
- a CDS encoding rod shape-determining protein has translation MGLFNFLTSDIAIDLGTANTLIIHKDRIVVDEPSIIAMDKASGKVLAIGHKAMQMHEKTNENIKTIRPLKDGVIADFTAAELMIRGMIKMIDTGSKLFSPSHRMVICIPSGITEVEKRAVKDSAEHAGAKEVYMVHEPIAAAIGIGIDITQPNGTMIVDIGGGTTEIAVIALSGIVCEQSIRIAGDVFTRDIVDYMRREHNLLIGERSAEQIKMEVGSALPELDNPPADYEIRGRDLMTGIPKEIKVTYSEIAYALDKSISKIEEATMKALEISPPELSADIYTNGIHLTGGGALLHGLDKRLGAKTKLPIHVADDPLKAVVKGTGEVIKNLDMYRSVLIS, from the coding sequence ATGGGACTTTTCAATTTTTTAACCAGCGACATTGCGATTGACCTGGGCACGGCGAATACCTTGATTATTCACAAGGATCGGATTGTGGTGGATGAGCCTTCGATTATTGCAATGGACAAAGCCAGCGGAAAAGTGCTGGCCATTGGCCATAAGGCCATGCAAATGCACGAAAAGACCAATGAAAATATTAAGACGATTCGCCCGTTGAAAGACGGCGTAATTGCCGACTTTACTGCCGCCGAACTGATGATTCGGGGCATGATCAAGATGATAGATACCGGTAGCAAACTGTTTTCACCTTCGCATCGGATGGTTATTTGTATACCATCGGGGATTACCGAAGTGGAAAAGCGCGCTGTTAAAGACTCTGCCGAACATGCCGGGGCGAAGGAAGTTTACATGGTGCACGAACCAATTGCAGCCGCAATTGGCATCGGTATCGATATTACACAGCCGAATGGTACCATGATTGTCGATATTGGAGGTGGTACTACCGAAATTGCCGTAATTGCTTTATCAGGAATTGTCTGCGAACAGTCGATCCGGATTGCCGGAGACGTTTTCACCCGCGATATTGTCGATTACATGCGTCGGGAACACAACCTGCTCATTGGCGAACGCTCGGCTGAACAAATCAAAATGGAAGTTGGCTCGGCATTGCCCGAACTCGACAACCCGCCCGCTGATTACGAAATCCGGGGTCGTGACTTAATGACCGGTATTCCGAAAGAAATTAAGGTTACCTACAGCGAAATTGCCTACGCTCTCGACAAATCAATTTCAAAGATTGAAGAGGCTACGATGAAGGCGCTGGAAATTTCGCCACCGGAACTTTCTGCCGACATTTACACGAACGGTATTCACCTGACGGGGGGCGGTGCCCTGCTGCATGGTCTCGACAAGCGGCTGGGCGCAAAAACCAAGCTGCCCATTCACGTGGCCGATGATCCGCTCAAAGCTGTTGTAAAAGGTACGGGCGAGGTGATTAAGAATCTGGACATGTACAGATCTGTTCTGATTAGTTAA
- a CDS encoding GH3 auxin-responsive promoter family protein: protein MGIRSVVSKPLAKWVVERQQSWMYQPAEAQQHWLQELVKGGRNTVFGRIHHFRDIQTVDDFRQAVPVRDYEDLKPYIDQILAGTPDVLWKGQPLYLAKTSGTTSGTKYIPITKDSIPNHINSARDALLNYIYETGNSAFLDKKLIFLSGSPELAQKAGINIGRLSGIANHHVPAYLRSNQLPSYETNVIDDWETKLERIIDETLTQPMSLISGIPPWVQMYFDRIQDRTGKLIKDVFPDFSVFVYGGVNFEPYRAKLFDSIGKRIDSIETYPASEGFIAFQDTQTEEGLLMLLDSGIFFEFIAADEYFTENPRRLTIDEVELGKNYAVIINNNAGLWGYSLGDTVKFVSREPYRLLVTGRIKHFISAFGEHVIGEEVEKALQYAMQLHPETEVVEFTVAPMVSPKEGLPYHEWLIEFATPPNDPAIFARDIDNRLIGLNVYYDDLITGSILQPLKLTSLPRGAFQRYMKSQGKLGGQNKVPRLANDRKIAEGLEGIMSNA from the coding sequence ATGGGAATTCGCTCAGTCGTAAGTAAGCCACTGGCTAAATGGGTCGTAGAGAGGCAGCAGTCGTGGATGTATCAACCCGCCGAAGCTCAGCAACATTGGTTGCAGGAGTTGGTTAAAGGTGGTCGCAACACGGTGTTTGGCCGTATTCACCACTTTCGGGATATACAAACGGTTGACGATTTTCGGCAAGCGGTTCCCGTACGCGATTACGAAGATCTCAAACCTTACATTGATCAGATCCTGGCTGGTACACCTGATGTGCTCTGGAAAGGTCAACCCCTGTACCTGGCCAAAACCTCAGGTACGACCTCGGGTACAAAATACATCCCGATTACGAAGGATTCCATTCCGAACCACATCAACTCAGCCCGTGATGCGCTTCTGAATTACATCTACGAAACGGGAAACAGTGCTTTTCTCGACAAAAAACTCATTTTCCTGTCGGGTAGCCCCGAACTGGCTCAGAAAGCGGGTATCAATATCGGACGGTTGTCTGGCATAGCCAATCACCATGTTCCGGCTTATCTACGCTCGAACCAGCTACCCAGCTACGAAACCAATGTTATCGACGATTGGGAAACCAAGCTGGAGCGGATCATCGACGAAACGTTAACGCAGCCAATGTCGTTGATCTCGGGCATTCCGCCCTGGGTACAGATGTATTTCGACCGGATTCAGGACCGAACTGGAAAGTTGATTAAAGATGTCTTCCCTGATTTTTCGGTGTTTGTCTACGGTGGCGTTAATTTTGAACCATACCGCGCTAAATTGTTTGATAGCATCGGCAAGCGGATCGATTCGATCGAAACCTATCCGGCATCGGAAGGCTTTATCGCTTTTCAGGATACGCAGACTGAAGAAGGCTTGTTGATGCTACTCGATAGCGGGATCTTCTTCGAGTTCATTGCCGCCGACGAATACTTTACTGAAAACCCACGCCGACTAACGATTGATGAGGTCGAACTAGGCAAAAATTACGCTGTCATCATCAACAACAACGCCGGGCTGTGGGGCTATTCTCTGGGCGATACGGTTAAATTTGTTTCACGGGAGCCTTACCGATTACTCGTAACCGGCCGTATCAAGCACTTTATTTCGGCCTTTGGCGAACATGTTATTGGCGAAGAAGTTGAAAAAGCCTTACAGTATGCGATGCAGCTTCACCCCGAAACAGAGGTCGTAGAGTTTACGGTTGCACCAATGGTTAGCCCGAAAGAAGGCCTGCCCTATCACGAATGGTTAATTGAATTTGCTACTCCCCCCAACGATCCGGCAATCTTTGCCCGCGACATCGACAACCGATTAATCGGATTAAACGTATATTACGACGACCTCATCACGGGCTCGATCCTGCAACCGCTCAAGCTAACCAGCCTGCCGCGCGGGGCATTTCAGCGCTACATGAAGTCGCAGGGAAAACTGGGTGGCCAAAATAAAGTACCCCGTTTAGCTAATGACCGGAAAATTGCGGAGGGGTTAGAAGGAATAATGTCCAATGCCTAA
- a CDS encoding AAA family ATPase: MKITGIDIGDYRQFKNIKFDFTYPADHPTKAGQPLDKVCFIGQSGTGKTTLLNVIWDFFQVVLDSYQRVSLKNTLVNNESYSTFEETKIYSIYNEKRIILNYTDLKNKFDYTYQDLDGKSRYGQLGYDWLNGLGIYDSLKNQEQAKKLCLFIKDSIAREADAFLFDQKEQPQSFSDFVKTDTQIEKEKIAHVERINAAGSKKVVSLGDMQSLSTWQYLLREINQYDEDTVQQITKIIQSTPKNKVTEDLQKWIAADPRIDLAEKCLNPLLKKFFLEVNIGAKGNSPIALCKSNKQDIAIPSSNLSTGTRQLLATAIPIYKFDTEDTVILFDEPERSLFPDIQRGLIGYYTSLAPTAQFFFATHSPIIASAFEPCERFILYFDENGEVKFHNGIAPEGDDPNDILRQDFAMADLMLQKGLEAYEKYRQLAMQIRAETDEEKKNQLIIERLELGNRYNFAGQYAQSK, from the coding sequence ATGAAAATAACAGGAATCGACATTGGCGACTATCGCCAGTTTAAAAATATAAAGTTTGATTTTACGTATCCGGCCGACCACCCAACCAAAGCAGGGCAGCCGTTGGATAAGGTATGCTTTATTGGGCAGAGCGGTACAGGGAAAACGACGTTGCTAAATGTAATTTGGGATTTCTTTCAGGTTGTCTTAGATAGTTATCAACGGGTATCTCTTAAAAATACTTTAGTAAACAATGAATCATATTCCACTTTTGAAGAAACAAAAATTTACTCAATTTATAATGAGAAGAGAATTATTTTAAACTACACCGATCTTAAAAACAAATTCGACTACACTTATCAAGATCTAGATGGTAAATCTAGATACGGACAATTAGGATACGATTGGCTTAATGGACTCGGCATTTATGATTCTTTAAAAAATCAGGAACAGGCGAAAAAACTTTGTCTTTTTATTAAGGATTCCATTGCCCGAGAAGCCGATGCATTCCTGTTTGACCAGAAAGAACAACCACAATCTTTTTCAGATTTCGTAAAGACCGACACACAAATTGAAAAAGAAAAAATAGCACACGTCGAACGTATCAATGCGGCTGGCTCTAAAAAAGTGGTTTCATTAGGAGATATGCAATCATTATCTACCTGGCAATATTTACTTAGAGAAATCAATCAGTACGACGAAGATACTGTACAGCAGATCACGAAAATTATTCAAAGTACACCCAAAAACAAAGTAACTGAAGATCTTCAAAAATGGATTGCTGCTGATCCGCGTATTGATCTAGCCGAAAAATGCTTAAACCCACTTTTGAAAAAATTTTTCCTAGAAGTCAATATTGGCGCGAAGGGTAATTCTCCAATCGCACTTTGTAAAAGTAATAAGCAGGATATTGCAATTCCTAGCTCTAATCTCAGCACTGGTACACGCCAACTTCTGGCTACTGCTATCCCAATTTATAAATTCGATACAGAAGATACAGTTATACTCTTTGATGAACCGGAACGTTCTTTATTTCCTGACATTCAACGCGGGCTCATTGGCTATTATACATCACTTGCTCCTACAGCACAGTTTTTCTTCGCTACTCACTCGCCCATTATCGCATCTGCTTTTGAGCCATGCGAACGGTTCATTCTGTATTTTGACGAGAATGGCGAAGTGAAGTTCCATAACGGTATTGCGCCAGAAGGCGACGACCCAAATGATATTTTGCGACAGGATTTTGCTATGGCCGACTTGATGTTACAGAAAGGATTGGAAGCTTACGAAAAGTACCGCCAGCTTGCTATGCAGATTCGGGCAGAAACTGATGAGGAAAAGAAAAATCAACTTATTATCGAGCGGCTAGAGCTAGGAAATCGATACAATTTTGCTGGTCAATATGCGCAGAGTAAATAA